One Streptomyces mobaraensis NBRC 13819 = DSM 40847 DNA segment encodes these proteins:
- a CDS encoding DUF3263 domain-containing protein, translated as MEDRPLSERDVAVLALERRSWPGPGAKERVVRERLGITPTRYYQLLNALLDDPRALAHDPVTVNRLRRLREARRARR; from the coding sequence ATGGAAGACAGGCCCCTCTCCGAGCGGGACGTGGCCGTGCTCGCCCTCGAACGGCGGTCGTGGCCCGGCCCCGGCGCCAAGGAACGGGTCGTGCGGGAGCGGCTCGGCATCACGCCCACCCGCTACTACCAGCTCCTCAACGCCCTGCTCGACGATCCCCGGGCCCTGGCCCACGACCCCGTCACGGTCAACCGGCTGCGCCGGCTGCGCGAGGCCCGGCGGGCCCGCCGCTGA
- the otsB gene encoding trehalose-phosphatase — translation MGSHPLPEPVTSAGREGLAALLARPRRAIVALDFDGTLAEIVPDPERARAHPAAVPALARLAPHLDSVAVITGRPAGVAVRYGGFAGVPGLERMAVLGHYGAERWDAATGTVRSPAPHPGIAAVQAELPGVLDASGAWHGTWVETAPIENKGGRAVAVHTRRAPDPQGAFRALEKPLAELAARHGLIVEPGRLVLELRPPGMDKGVALADHVRATGADCVLYAGDDLGDLAAFDAVERLRADGLTGVLVCSGSTEVTELAERADLVVDGPKGVVALLEALADAVTGEAGGGTGGAED, via the coding sequence ATGGGCAGCCACCCCCTTCCGGAACCCGTGACGTCCGCCGGGCGCGAGGGCCTCGCCGCGCTCCTCGCCCGGCCCCGCCGCGCGATCGTCGCGCTGGACTTCGACGGGACGCTCGCCGAGATCGTCCCCGACCCCGAACGCGCCCGGGCGCACCCCGCGGCCGTCCCCGCCCTCGCCCGGCTCGCGCCGCACCTCGACTCGGTGGCGGTGATCACCGGCAGACCCGCCGGGGTCGCCGTCCGCTACGGCGGCTTCGCCGGGGTGCCGGGCCTCGAACGCATGGCCGTGCTCGGCCACTACGGCGCCGAACGCTGGGACGCGGCCACCGGCACCGTCCGCTCACCGGCCCCGCACCCGGGCATCGCCGCCGTCCAGGCCGAACTGCCCGGCGTGCTCGACGCGTCCGGCGCCTGGCACGGCACCTGGGTCGAGACCGCGCCCATCGAGAACAAGGGCGGCCGGGCCGTCGCCGTCCACACCCGCCGCGCCCCCGACCCGCAGGGCGCCTTCCGGGCGTTGGAGAAGCCGCTGGCCGAACTCGCCGCGCGGCACGGGCTGATCGTCGAGCCCGGGCGGCTGGTGCTGGAGCTGCGCCCGCCGGGCATGGACAAGGGCGTCGCCCTCGCCGACCACGTCCGCGCCACCGGCGCCGACTGCGTCCTCTACGCCGGGGACGACCTCGGCGACCTGGCCGCCTTCGACGCGGTGGAGCGGCTGCGCGCCGACGGCCTGACCGGCGTCCTGGTGTGCAGCGGCAGCACGGAGGTCACCGAACTGGCCGAGCGGGCGGACCTGGTGGTGGACGGTCCCAAGGGTGTGGTGGCGCTGCTGGAGGCGCTGGCGGACGCGGTGACGGGTGAGGCGGGCGGCGGGACGGGCGGGGCCGAGGACTGA
- a CDS encoding trehalose-6-phosphate synthase, translating to MVAEHVQNAPIVVASNRGPVSYRVAEDGTLTSGRGGGGLVSGLSAIGTDSGAVWVCAALGEGDRLAARRAGRRLDPADTGGYGVRMLDVPAETFAAAYNGIANSVLWFVHHLLYQTPLEPVFDAGFREQWAAYETYNAAFADALAEEAAEGAVVLVQDYHLTLVPALLRERRPDLRIGHFSHTPWAPPEYYRLLPDDVAAQVLRGVLGGDRAAFLTRRWADAFAACCADVLGAEIVRADDGTAAAVRLDGRTTLLGVHGLGADAAFLRERAHRPDVEERMAALREQVGPGRRTIVRVDRTELSKNIVRGLHAFRRLLEDHPQWHERVVHIAFAYPSRQDLAVYRDYTAEVERVAERINEEFGTPGWRPVALHVKDDFARSLAAYRMADVALVNPIRDGMNLVAKEVPVVSDDGCALVLSREAGAAAELGADAIVVNPYDVEATARALHEALLMDPGQRADRSKRLAAAATALPPARWFVEQLDALRAL from the coding sequence ATGGTCGCTGAGCACGTGCAGAACGCCCCCATCGTCGTCGCGTCCAACCGCGGCCCGGTCTCCTACCGGGTCGCCGAGGACGGCACCCTGACCTCCGGCCGGGGCGGCGGTGGCCTGGTCTCCGGCCTCAGCGCCATCGGTACGGACTCCGGCGCGGTGTGGGTCTGCGCCGCGCTCGGCGAGGGCGACCGGCTCGCCGCCCGCCGCGCGGGCCGCCGGCTCGACCCGGCCGACACCGGCGGATACGGCGTGCGGATGCTCGACGTCCCGGCCGAGACCTTCGCCGCCGCGTACAACGGCATCGCCAACTCGGTGCTGTGGTTCGTCCACCACCTGCTCTACCAGACGCCCCTGGAGCCCGTCTTCGACGCCGGGTTCCGCGAGCAGTGGGCCGCCTACGAGACGTACAACGCCGCCTTCGCGGACGCGCTCGCCGAGGAGGCCGCCGAGGGCGCCGTGGTGCTCGTCCAGGACTACCACCTGACGCTGGTCCCGGCCCTGCTCCGCGAGCGCCGCCCCGACCTGCGCATCGGCCACTTCTCGCACACCCCCTGGGCGCCGCCGGAGTACTACCGGCTGCTCCCCGACGACGTGGCCGCGCAGGTGCTGCGCGGCGTCCTGGGCGGCGACCGCGCGGCGTTCCTCACCCGCCGCTGGGCCGACGCGTTCGCCGCCTGCTGCGCGGACGTCCTCGGCGCGGAGATCGTCCGCGCGGACGACGGGACGGCGGCGGCCGTGCGCCTCGACGGGCGGACGACCCTGCTCGGCGTCCACGGCCTCGGCGCGGACGCCGCCTTCCTGCGTGAGCGCGCCCACCGCCCGGACGTCGAGGAGCGGATGGCCGCGCTGCGCGAGCAGGTCGGGCCCGGCCGCCGGACGATCGTCCGCGTGGACCGCACCGAGCTGTCGAAGAACATCGTCCGCGGCCTGCACGCCTTCCGGCGGCTCCTGGAGGACCACCCGCAGTGGCACGAGCGCGTCGTGCACATCGCGTTCGCGTACCCGTCCCGGCAGGACCTGGCCGTCTACCGCGACTACACGGCGGAGGTCGAGCGCGTCGCCGAGCGGATCAACGAGGAGTTCGGGACGCCCGGGTGGCGGCCGGTCGCCCTGCACGTCAAGGACGACTTCGCACGCTCCCTCGCGGCGTACCGGATGGCGGACGTCGCCCTGGTCAACCCGATCCGCGACGGGATGAACCTGGTCGCCAAGGAGGTGCCGGTCGTCTCCGACGACGGCTGCGCGCTGGTGCTCTCGCGGGAGGCGGGGGCCGCGGCGGAGCTGGGCGCGGACGCGATCGTCGTCAATCCGTACGACGTCGAGGCCACCGCCCGCGCCCTGCACGAGGCGCTGCTGATGGACCCCGGGCAGCGCGCCGACCGGTCGAAGCGGCTGGCCGCGGCGGCGACGGCGCTGCCGCCGGCGCGCTGGTTCGTCGAACAGCTGGACGCGCTGCGGGCGTTGTAG
- a CDS encoding glucosyl-3-phosphoglycerate synthase: protein MLEEVERWLSRRSWTAADRPLDRLLAAKRATGTTVSVVLPALNEEATVGDIAAAIRRDLMTDEVPLVDELVVLDSGSTDGTARVAAAAGARVEHRDAVLPGLPAVPGKGEVLWRSLLVTSGDVVCFIDADLRDFSSAFVSGIVGPLLTDPDVDFVKAMYDRPLGEAAGQGGRVTELVARPLLNLHWPRLAGFVQPLGGEYAARRSLLERLPFPVGYGVELGLLVDALHTVGLDALAQVDVGVRKHRHQDGRALGRMAAAIYRTAQLRLGREPLVRPELTQFERTAEGFVPRTYPVDTEERPPMTQVPEYARHRAA from the coding sequence GTGCTGGAAGAGGTGGAGCGCTGGCTGTCCCGGCGGTCCTGGACCGCGGCGGACCGCCCGCTCGACCGGCTGCTCGCCGCGAAGCGCGCGACGGGCACCACGGTCAGCGTCGTCCTGCCCGCGCTGAACGAGGAGGCCACGGTCGGGGACATCGCCGCCGCGATCCGCCGCGACCTCATGACGGACGAGGTGCCGCTCGTCGACGAGCTGGTGGTGCTCGACTCCGGTTCGACGGACGGCACGGCCCGGGTCGCCGCCGCGGCCGGCGCCCGGGTCGAGCACCGGGACGCCGTGCTCCCCGGCCTGCCCGCCGTCCCCGGCAAGGGCGAGGTGCTGTGGCGGTCCCTGCTGGTGACCTCCGGCGACGTCGTCTGCTTCATCGACGCCGACCTGCGCGACTTCTCGTCCGCCTTCGTCTCCGGGATCGTCGGCCCGCTGCTGACCGACCCGGACGTGGACTTCGTCAAGGCGATGTACGACCGCCCGCTGGGCGAGGCGGCGGGCCAGGGCGGCCGGGTGACGGAGCTGGTGGCCCGCCCGCTGCTCAACCTGCACTGGCCGCGACTGGCCGGTTTCGTGCAGCCCCTGGGCGGCGAGTACGCGGCCCGGCGCTCGCTGCTGGAGCGGCTGCCGTTCCCCGTCGGCTACGGGGTGGAGCTCGGCCTGCTCGTCGACGCGCTGCACACGGTGGGCCTGGACGCGCTGGCCCAGGTCGACGTCGGGGTGCGCAAGCACCGCCACCAGGACGGACGGGCGCTGGGCCGGATGGCCGCCGCCATCTACCGCACCGCCCAGCTGCGGCTGGGCCGCGAGCCGCTGGTCCGCCCGGAGCTGACCCAGTTCGAGCGCACGGCGGAGGGCTTCGTCCCGCGGACGTACCCGGTGGACACCGAGGAGCGCCCGCCGATGACCCAGGTCCCGGAGTACGCGCGGCACCGCGCGGCGTAG
- the thrC gene encoding threonine synthase, whose translation MAVQAVERATSFGPAVALSCRECGERVPLGPVFACTSCFGPLEVAYELPLGDPEGLRRRIESGPANIWRYAPLLPVPADVASRPNLRPGFTQLVRADNLARELGVTGELHVKDDSGNPTHSFKDRVVAVAVEAARAFGFTTLSCSSTGNLAGAVGAAAARAGLRSCVFIPHDLEAGKVVMAAVYGGDLVGIEGTYDDVNRFCSELIGDPLGEGWGFVNVNLRPYYGEGSKTLAYEICEQLGWRLPDQLVVPIASGSQLTKIDKGLRELIALGLVEDRPYRIFGAQAEGCSPVSRAFKDGQDVVRPVKPDTIAKSLAIGNPADGPYVLDIARRTGGAVEDVTDPEIVDAIRLLARTEGIFAETAGGVTVGVTRKLLEAGVLDPSLTTVVLNTGDGLKTLDAVAAGPSVTIRPSLGAFREAGLG comes from the coding sequence ATGGCTGTGCAAGCCGTCGAACGCGCTACTTCCTTCGGTCCCGCCGTCGCGCTGTCCTGCCGCGAGTGCGGCGAGCGCGTCCCCCTCGGACCGGTCTTCGCCTGCACCTCCTGCTTCGGCCCGCTGGAGGTCGCCTACGAGCTGCCGCTCGGCGACCCCGAGGGCCTGCGGCGGCGCATCGAGTCCGGCCCCGCGAACATCTGGCGGTACGCGCCGCTGCTGCCCGTCCCCGCCGACGTCGCCTCCCGGCCCAACCTCCGGCCCGGCTTCACCCAGCTGGTCCGGGCCGACAACCTCGCCCGCGAGCTGGGCGTGACGGGTGAACTGCACGTCAAGGACGACTCCGGCAACCCCACCCACTCCTTCAAGGACCGCGTCGTCGCGGTCGCGGTGGAGGCGGCGCGCGCCTTCGGCTTCACCACCCTCTCGTGCTCCTCGACCGGCAACCTGGCCGGCGCGGTGGGCGCGGCGGCCGCCCGCGCCGGGCTCCGGTCCTGCGTCTTCATCCCACACGACCTGGAGGCCGGCAAGGTCGTCATGGCCGCCGTCTACGGCGGCGACCTCGTCGGCATCGAGGGGACGTACGACGACGTCAACCGCTTCTGCTCGGAGCTCATCGGCGACCCGCTGGGCGAGGGCTGGGGCTTCGTCAACGTCAACCTGCGCCCCTATTACGGCGAGGGTTCCAAGACCCTCGCCTACGAGATCTGCGAACAGCTCGGCTGGCGGCTGCCCGACCAGCTCGTCGTCCCCATCGCCTCCGGCTCCCAGCTCACGAAGATCGACAAGGGGCTGCGGGAGCTGATCGCCCTCGGGCTGGTGGAGGACCGCCCGTACCGGATCTTCGGCGCCCAGGCGGAGGGCTGCTCCCCGGTCTCCCGCGCCTTCAAGGACGGCCAGGACGTGGTGCGCCCGGTCAAGCCCGACACGATCGCGAAGTCCCTGGCCATCGGCAACCCGGCCGACGGGCCGTACGTGCTCGACATCGCGCGGCGCACGGGCGGTGCCGTCGAGGACGTCACGGACCCGGAGATCGTGGACGCGATCCGGCTGCTCGCCCGTACGGAGGGCATCTTCGCGGAGACGGCCGGGGGCGTGACGGTGGGCGTGACGCGGAAGCTGCTGGAGGCGGGGGTGCTGGATCCCTCGCTGACGACCGTGGTGCTGAACACCGGGGACGGGCTGAAGACGCTGGACGCGGTGGCGGCGGGGCCGTCGGTGACGATCCGGCCGAGCCTGGGGGCTTTCCGGGAGGCGGGGCTGGGGTAG
- a CDS encoding MoaD/ThiS family protein — protein MSVTVRIPTILRTYTDGRAEVPAQGSTLSEVIGDLEKNHPGIAARLLDDAGKLRRFVNVYVNDDDVRFEGGLTAATPDGAGVSIIPAVAGG, from the coding sequence ATGAGCGTCACCGTCCGCATCCCCACCATCCTCCGCACCTACACCGACGGCCGCGCCGAAGTCCCCGCCCAGGGATCCACCCTTTCCGAGGTGATCGGCGACCTGGAGAAGAACCACCCGGGCATCGCCGCCCGCCTCCTCGACGACGCCGGCAAACTGCGCCGCTTCGTCAACGTCTATGTCAACGACGACGACGTCCGCTTCGAGGGCGGTCTGACGGCGGCGACCCCGGACGGCGCGGGCGTTTCGATCATCCCGGCGGTGGCGGGCGGCTGA
- a CDS encoding cold-shock protein, with protein sequence MAQGTVKWFNAEKGYGFIAVDGGADVFVHYSAIQMDGYRTLEEGQRVEFEISQGQKGPQADMVKVTA encoded by the coding sequence ATGGCTCAGGGCACCGTCAAGTGGTTCAACGCGGAGAAGGGGTACGGCTTCATCGCGGTCGACGGTGGTGCGGATGTTTTCGTCCACTACAGCGCGATTCAGATGGACGGCTACCGCACCCTGGAAGAGGGGCAGCGGGTCGAGTTCGAGATCTCGCAGGGCCAGAAGGGACCTCAGGCCGACATGGTGAAGGTGACCGCCTGA
- the groL gene encoding chaperonin GroEL (60 kDa chaperone family; promotes refolding of misfolded polypeptides especially under stressful conditions; forms two stacked rings of heptamers to form a barrel-shaped 14mer; ends can be capped by GroES; misfolded proteins enter the barrel where they are refolded when GroES binds): MAKIIAFDEEARRGLERGMNQLADAVKVTLGPKGRNVVLEKKWGAPTITNDGVSIAKEIELEDPYEKIGAELVKEVAKKTDDVAGDGTTTATVLAQALVREGLRNVAAGANPMALKRGIEKAVEAVSAALLEQAKDVETKEQIASTASISAADTQIGELIAEAMDKVGKEGVITVEESQTFGLELELTEGMRFDKGYISAYFATDMERMEASLDDPYILIVNSKISSVKDLLPLLEKVMQSGKPLLIIAEDVEGEALSTLVVNKIRGTFKSVAVKAPGFGDRRKAMLGDIAILTGGTVISEEVGLKLENAGLDLLGRARKVVITKDETTIVDGAGDSDQVQGRVNQIRAEIENSDSDYDREKLQERLAKLAGGVAVIKAGAATEVELKERKHRIEDAVRNAKAAVEEGIVAGGGVALLQASQVFEKLELEGDEATGANAVKLALEAPLKQIAVNGGLEGGVVVEKVRNLTVGHGLNAATGEYVDMIAEGIIDPAKVTRSALQNAASIAALFLTTEAVIADKPEKAAAAAPGGMPGGEMDF; encoded by the coding sequence ATGGCCAAGATCATCGCGTTCGACGAGGAGGCGCGGCGCGGCCTTGAGCGCGGTATGAACCAGCTCGCCGACGCCGTCAAGGTCACCCTCGGCCCCAAGGGCCGCAACGTCGTCCTTGAGAAGAAGTGGGGCGCCCCCACGATCACCAACGATGGTGTCTCCATCGCCAAGGAGATCGAGCTGGAGGACCCGTACGAGAAGATCGGCGCCGAGCTGGTCAAGGAGGTCGCGAAGAAGACGGACGACGTCGCCGGTGACGGCACGACGACCGCGACCGTCCTCGCCCAGGCGCTGGTCCGCGAGGGTCTGCGCAACGTGGCCGCCGGCGCCAACCCCATGGCCCTGAAGCGCGGTATCGAGAAGGCCGTCGAGGCCGTCTCCGCCGCCCTCCTGGAGCAGGCGAAGGACGTGGAGACCAAGGAGCAGATCGCCTCCACGGCCTCCATCTCCGCCGCCGACACGCAGATCGGCGAGCTCATCGCCGAGGCGATGGACAAGGTCGGCAAGGAAGGCGTCATCACCGTCGAGGAGTCCCAGACCTTCGGTCTGGAGCTGGAGCTCACCGAGGGTATGCGCTTCGACAAGGGCTACATCTCGGCGTACTTCGCCACCGACATGGAGCGTATGGAGGCGTCCCTCGACGACCCGTACATCCTGATCGTCAACTCGAAGATCAGCTCGGTCAAGGACCTGCTGCCGCTCCTCGAGAAGGTCATGCAGTCCGGCAAGCCGCTGCTGATCATCGCCGAGGACGTCGAGGGCGAGGCCCTGTCGACCCTGGTCGTCAACAAGATCCGCGGCACCTTCAAGTCCGTCGCCGTCAAGGCCCCGGGCTTCGGCGACCGCCGCAAGGCCATGCTCGGCGACATCGCCATCCTCACCGGTGGCACGGTCATCTCGGAGGAGGTCGGCCTCAAGCTGGAGAACGCCGGTCTCGACCTGCTCGGCCGCGCCCGCAAGGTCGTCATCACCAAGGACGAGACGACCATCGTCGACGGTGCCGGTGACAGCGACCAGGTCCAGGGCCGCGTCAACCAGATCCGCGCCGAGATCGAGAACAGCGACTCGGACTACGACCGCGAGAAGCTCCAGGAGCGCCTCGCGAAGCTGGCCGGCGGCGTGGCCGTCATCAAGGCCGGTGCCGCGACCGAGGTCGAGCTCAAGGAGCGCAAGCACCGCATCGAGGACGCCGTTCGCAACGCGAAGGCGGCCGTCGAGGAGGGCATCGTCGCCGGTGGTGGCGTGGCCCTGCTCCAGGCCTCCCAGGTGTTCGAGAAGCTGGAGCTCGAGGGCGACGAGGCCACCGGTGCCAACGCCGTCAAGCTGGCCCTGGAGGCCCCGCTCAAGCAGATCGCCGTCAACGGTGGTCTCGAGGGCGGCGTCGTCGTGGAGAAGGTCCGCAACCTGACCGTCGGCCACGGCCTCAACGCCGCGACCGGCGAGTACGTCGACATGATCGCCGAGGGCATCATCGACCCGGCGAAGGTCACCCGCTCCGCCCTGCAGAACGCCGCCTCCATCGCGGCGCTCTTCCTCACCACCGAGGCCGTCATCGCCGACAAGCCGGAGAAGGCCGCCGCGGCCGCTCCGGGCGGCATGCCCGGTGGCGAGATGGACTTCTGA
- a CDS encoding PTS transporter subunit EIIC has translation MPTEHPHLTPTLLLPLLGGPANLRSVTHCMTRLRVDVVDPALVRSAELRATPGVLGVVMDGTAVQVVLGPGTVTRVAAALRAERQARTAAPTRQTLRRVTRIFVPLIPALIGCGVIAGLAGLLANLRWAPALVPALNAVASGFMSLIGVFVGYRTAKEFGGTPVLGGAVAAVAVWPGLAQVEVFGRGLTPGQGGVLGALAAALLAVAVERGCRRVVPEALDVLVTPTLTVLLPGLATLYGLMWAAGEASSAVGWFADWLLSHGGAVAGFVLGGLFLPLVMLGLHQALIPVHATLIAERGSTVLLPILAMAGAGQVGAAVAVYLRLPDDISVRRTVRSALPAGLLGVGEPLVYGVSLPLGRPFATACVGGAFGGGFVGFMAQGGGGTVGATAIGPSGWALFPLLRGDQGPVEAVVVYAAGLLVGYAAGFLATYFFGFPRKRPRAASP, from the coding sequence ATGCCCACCGAGCACCCCCACCTCACCCCCACCCTCCTCCTCCCCCTCCTAGGCGGCCCCGCCAACCTCCGCTCCGTCACCCACTGCATGACCCGCCTCCGCGTGGACGTCGTGGACCCCGCCCTCGTCCGGTCGGCGGAACTCCGGGCCACACCCGGCGTCCTCGGAGTGGTCATGGACGGCACGGCCGTCCAGGTGGTCCTGGGCCCGGGGACGGTCACCCGGGTGGCCGCGGCCCTCCGTGCCGAACGCCAGGCGCGGACCGCCGCCCCCACCAGGCAAACCCTCCGCCGCGTCACCCGGATCTTCGTCCCCCTCATCCCCGCCCTGATCGGCTGCGGCGTCATCGCCGGCCTCGCCGGCCTGCTCGCCAACCTCCGGTGGGCGCCCGCCCTCGTGCCGGCGTTGAACGCCGTCGCGTCCGGGTTCATGTCGCTGATCGGCGTCTTCGTCGGGTACCGGACGGCGAAGGAGTTCGGCGGCACGCCGGTCCTCGGCGGCGCCGTCGCGGCCGTGGCCGTCTGGCCCGGGCTGGCGCAAGTGGAGGTGTTCGGACGGGGGTTGACGCCCGGGCAGGGCGGAGTCCTCGGGGCGCTGGCCGCGGCGCTGCTGGCGGTGGCCGTGGAGCGGGGGTGCCGGCGCGTCGTGCCCGAGGCGCTGGACGTCCTGGTCACTCCCACGCTCACCGTGCTGCTGCCGGGACTGGCGACGCTGTACGGGCTGATGTGGGCGGCGGGTGAAGCGTCAAGCGCGGTGGGGTGGTTCGCGGACTGGCTGCTGTCGCACGGGGGTGCCGTGGCCGGGTTCGTGCTCGGCGGGCTGTTCCTGCCGCTGGTGATGCTGGGGCTGCATCAGGCGCTGATCCCGGTCCACGCCACCCTGATCGCCGAGCGGGGCAGCACGGTCCTGCTGCCGATCCTCGCCATGGCGGGCGCGGGCCAGGTGGGAGCGGCGGTCGCTGTCTACCTGCGGCTGCCGGATGACATCTCGGTGCGGCGCACGGTGCGTTCGGCCCTTCCGGCCGGGCTGCTGGGCGTCGGCGAGCCGCTGGTCTACGGGGTCTCGCTGCCGCTGGGGCGGCCCTTCGCGACGGCCTGTGTGGGAGGCGCCTTCGGCGGCGGGTTCGTGGGCTTCATGGCGCAGGGCGGGGGCGGCACGGTGGGCGCCACGGCGATCGGACCCTCCGGCTGGGCGTTGTTCCCACTGCTGAGAGGGGACCAAGGGCCGGTCGAGGCGGTAGTGGTGTACGCGGCGGGGCTGTTGGTCGGGTACGCGGCCGGCTTCCTCGCCACGTACTTCTTCGGCTTCCCCAGGAAACGCCCGAGGGCGGCATCCCCGTGA
- the murQ gene encoding N-acetylmuramic acid 6-phosphate etherase, producing the protein MPSTPALDALRAQLAHLTTEAFRPELADIDRLPTLDIATVMNADDATVAAAVAGRLPAIAAAIDATAERMARGGRLVYAGAGTAGRLGVLDASECPPTFATEPGRVVGLIAGGPEALLTAVEGAEDDAEAAAADLAALGLTPDDTVVGVSASGRTPYAVTAVTRARAAGALTVGLSCNENSALGAAADHPIEVVVGPELLTGSTRLKAGTAQKLVLNMISTITMIRLGKTYGNLMVDLRASNAKLRARSRHIVALATGADDAEIEAALTATGGEVKHAILVLLSGVDAATAGRLLEEAGGHLRAALEAARER; encoded by the coding sequence ATGCCGTCGACCCCCGCCCTGGACGCCCTCCGCGCCCAGCTCGCGCACCTCACCACGGAGGCGTTCCGCCCCGAGCTGGCGGACATCGACCGGCTGCCGACCCTGGACATCGCGACCGTCATGAACGCCGACGACGCGACGGTCGCCGCCGCCGTCGCCGGCCGGCTGCCCGCCATCGCCGCCGCCATCGACGCGACCGCCGAACGGATGGCCCGCGGCGGCCGGCTGGTCTACGCGGGCGCGGGCACGGCGGGACGGCTCGGGGTGCTGGACGCCAGCGAGTGCCCGCCGACGTTCGCCACCGAGCCCGGCCGGGTGGTCGGACTGATCGCCGGCGGCCCGGAGGCGCTGCTGACGGCCGTCGAGGGCGCGGAGGACGACGCGGAGGCCGCCGCCGCCGACCTCGCCGCGCTCGGCCTCACCCCCGACGACACGGTCGTCGGCGTCTCCGCCTCCGGCCGCACCCCGTACGCCGTCACCGCGGTCACCCGGGCCCGCGCGGCCGGCGCCCTCACCGTCGGCCTCTCCTGCAACGAGAACTCCGCGCTGGGCGCCGCCGCCGACCACCCCATCGAGGTCGTCGTCGGCCCCGAGCTCCTCACCGGCTCCACCCGCCTCAAGGCCGGCACCGCCCAGAAGCTCGTCCTCAACATGATCTCGACCATCACCATGATCCGCCTCGGCAAGACGTACGGGAACCTGATGGTCGACCTCCGCGCCTCGAACGCGAAGCTGCGGGCTCGTTCCCGGCACATCGTCGCGCTCGCGACGGGGGCGGACGACGCCGAGATCGAGGCGGCGCTGACGGCCACGGGCGGAGAGGTGAAGCACGCGATCCTGGTGCTGCTGAGTGGGGTGGACGCCGCCACCGCCGGCCGGCTGCTGGAAGAGGCCGGGGGTCATCTGCGGGCGGCGCTGGAGGCGGCGCGGGAGAGGTGA
- a CDS encoding MurR/RpiR family transcriptional regulator, with protein MSSDPKESAERRLPPPLHRPVTPPVPGALAAKARTLAPTMTRSMRRVADALVADPAGSAALTVTGLAQRTGTSEATVVRTARVLGYPGYRQLRLALAALAAERAAGRAPAVTADIAVDDPLPSVVAKLAHDEAQCLADTAAGLDTTALEAAVAAVAAARRVDVYGIGASNLVGQDLVQKLLRIGVIAHAPADPHLAVTNAVQLRSGDVAIAITHSGRTTDVVEPLRVAFEHGATTVAVTGDPAGGIGQYADHVLATSTARESELRPAAMSSRTSQLLVVDCLFIGVAQRTYERAAPALSASYEALVHRHAARPDPR; from the coding sequence GTGAGCAGCGATCCGAAGGAAAGCGCCGAACGCCGTCTCCCACCGCCGCTGCACAGGCCCGTCACCCCGCCCGTTCCCGGCGCGCTCGCCGCCAAGGCCCGTACGCTCGCGCCGACCATGACCCGCTCCATGCGGCGGGTCGCCGACGCCCTCGTCGCCGACCCGGCGGGCTCCGCCGCCCTGACCGTCACCGGACTCGCCCAGCGCACCGGCACCAGCGAGGCCACCGTCGTCCGCACCGCCCGCGTGCTCGGCTACCCCGGCTACCGCCAGCTGCGCCTCGCGCTCGCCGCCCTGGCCGCGGAGCGGGCGGCGGGCCGCGCCCCGGCGGTCACCGCGGACATCGCCGTGGACGATCCGCTGCCGAGCGTGGTCGCCAAGCTCGCGCACGACGAGGCCCAGTGCCTGGCCGACACGGCGGCCGGGCTCGACACCACCGCCCTGGAGGCGGCGGTGGCCGCGGTCGCCGCCGCCCGGCGCGTCGACGTCTACGGCATCGGCGCGTCCAACCTCGTCGGCCAGGACCTCGTCCAGAAGCTGCTGCGCATCGGCGTGATCGCGCACGCCCCCGCCGACCCGCACCTCGCCGTCACCAACGCCGTCCAGCTCCGCTCCGGCGACGTCGCCATCGCCATCACCCACTCCGGCCGGACGACCGACGTCGTCGAACCGCTGCGGGTCGCCTTCGAGCACGGCGCCACCACCGTCGCCGTCACCGGCGACCCGGCCGGCGGCATCGGCCAGTACGCCGACCACGTCCTCGCCACGTCCACGGCCCGGGAGAGCGAACTGCGCCCGGCGGCCATGTCCAGCCGGACCAGCCAGCTGCTGGTCGTGGACTGCCTGTTCATCGGCGTCGCGCAGCGGACCTACGAGCGGGCCGCGCCCGCCCTCTCCGCCTCCTACGAGGCACTCGTCCACCGCCACGCCGCGCGGCCCGACCCGCGCTGA
- a CDS encoding DUF4031 domain-containing protein, translating to MTLYIDPPQWPGHGRMWSHLVSDVSFDELHAFAARMGLPGRAFDGDHYDVAASSYAEAVRLGAVEVRSRDVVRLLRAAGLRRRKRPGARPG from the coding sequence GTGACGCTTTACATCGACCCGCCGCAGTGGCCGGGGCACGGCCGTATGTGGTCGCACCTGGTGAGCGACGTCAGCTTCGACGAGCTGCACGCCTTCGCCGCCCGCATGGGCCTGCCCGGGCGGGCCTTCGACGGCGACCACTACGACGTGGCGGCGTCCTCGTACGCGGAGGCGGTGCGGCTCGGCGCGGTGGAGGTGCGGAGCCGGGACGTGGTGCGGCTGCTGAGGGCGGCGGGGCTGCGGAGGCGGAAGCGGCCGGGGGCGCGTCCGGGGTGA